GATAAAATGACCTTTACTtgtgagtctctctctgcccctcccccgctcgtgctcacactccctttcaaaattaataaataaacttctaaaaaaaatttttaaaatagaaagaaagttCACCCTGTATTAGGCCTTGTGCTTGGCATTACGAATACAGAGGTGAATAAACAGGGCCCTAGCCCCAAAGGAACTTACTCACTTTTTACAAAATACTCGAATAACTTAAATGTCACAtagtctaaaaaaacaaaaacaaacacaaacaaataaataaataaatgttacatagGCTAGCATTTTCTACTGTAGTGTCACCAGGTAAAACTTCTGATTTTCAGCATCAGCCTTGAACAATTCTTAGggaattttttttgcttttttttttaaatagcagctTCGGGTTTCTTTATCGTTACTATAGTACCAGGAACTCTGCTAATCACTTTACACGTTACGGCGTCTGAGCCTCACAATAACAGCATTACAGGGTGTATCGTATGatcttgttttacagataaggaagcaatggctttggAGTATAATTATTCAACATCATACCAAAAGTGTCAGGGTCAGAATCTGAAGCTActgcgttttttttttctcatttttttttttaaaaaaattattgtccaGTTCCTAGAGAAATTTCAAAATCAGCAGCGGCTAAATTCAGTGACTCTGACTAAAGGTAACTCATGGAGATCTGagatatctatttcttttttttttcctttttattttattttagagagagagagagagagagagcacgtgcgcgcaagccagggagaggggcagagggagggagagagaaccttaagcaggctccacgctcagagtggagtccgatgtggggctcaaccccacgaccctgggatcatgaccagagcctaaatcaagagtcaggcactcaactgactgagccacccaggtgcccctgagatacCCATTTCTAATTAAAATCCTTGAGGCAAATAGTGGTTTTGTAACATCCTTCAGGAAATAAGATGAAATGCAGAAGGGGAGAATGCCTATGTCTACAAGACAACAAAGGTTTGCACCATTTGTGGGTGGTACTGTCGATGAAAGGATTAGTCGCATTCCTTTTTCAAAGGGGCTTTTTAACATTGCAAGTGAAATGTATCGGAGGTGCCTCGTCAGTCCATCTGTCAATGCAGATGTCAATAAGCATGAAATGCCACTAAATCTCGGTGGTATTTCTCGAGGCGTCATAGTGCTATAGGAAATGGGTTTTGGTATCGGACGAACATGGATTTAAATCCTTATGTTACCATCTTCTCACCTGGGACAAATGACTTTTTACTTCTGAATCacaatgtcttcatctgtaaaacagaaacgAGCATCTAACAGATGGCACTGAGGGTCTGCGGTCATGTGTATGGAACACCTGGCGTTTAGTATGCGCGTGATATTGTAATATTATTAATGAAATTACTCTGAGGAATTTATTCCAGTAGAATGTTATTTTGGAAGCCCTGAAAAGAAGTGACCAGGAAAATTCTCTTTAACTTCACATGCCACCAACTTCTGACCATCTGTCCCCAAAAAGGAAAGGATAGTAGAATGAGAtcacagaacaagaaaaaagaatgcaatatCTCGTAAGCCAGCTTACAAATGGGATGACTGTCTAGCCTTGTGAATAGTATTTGATTAgcgtctttgtgtgtgtgtgtatagatagatagatagatggagaGGGAAATAATCatgcatatttcatatatatatatatatatatattgatggAGAGGGAAATAAtcatacatatttcattttcccATTCATATATGCTTTTGTTGCCATTTCCGtgttaaagaaaagaagtttggggtgcctgggtggctcagttggttaagcgtccgactttagctcaggtcatgatctcacggttcatggattcgagccccgcatcgggctctgtgctgacagctcggagcctggagcctgtttcaggttctgtgtctccctctctctctctgcccctcccccactcgcgctctgtctccctctgtctcaaaatttaaaaaaaaaaaaattaagaaaaaaaaagaaaaaagtttgtgtctgtcattttgaaaacaaagctcCTATGAGCTACCATGAAGCGTCCTATGTAAGAGGCAGTGACTGACCCTCTAGGGATTAGATGGGGGGTTGTGCTGTGTAGTAAGGAATCTTTGCTGTCCCAGGTCAGAGGTGGAAAAAACCTTAAGCTCCAGGCTAAAGTCTCCAGTGCTCATCCtgattctctttctgttactATCTTTTGGGACTCtgcacaaacaaaagaaatggaaaataaaatatatatagggcCAAATGACGGAAGAGAATATGAGAAGTTTTGTGTATAAATCCTACACCTGAACCTTAATCATGGACTGACCCACCTCCCCGGGACTTCATTTCAGAAGGCTTTTGGCAAAAGAACAAATTGCCTCTGGTTGCAGCCTCATTTTCCAGTTGTCTGCACAGGTCTTTAGGGGTAATAAAGGGTGCCTAGACCTGAATCTGGTTCGTATCAGTGGATAACTAGTAAGGACAGGGGGAGCAAAATTGTAGAGATGTGTTATCTTGGGTGGGAGACTGTAGTTGATATCCTAAATATTTAACTCATTTGTGCATAATCTTTCCATTTATCATTGAAGAACCTTGGAAAGCAGATAAAACAGGCAATTTTCTCAAGCTTTCGGAAGGGAAACTAAATCCCAAGGTGGGCGCACACATACAGACAGTAGAACaaatctttctcctcccttccctacGCTCATTAGAACCACGAAATATGGATTCTTCTGTGCCCTGCGTATCGGAAGCAGAGTTAGGCACCTGTGAACGGTATCGATGTTTTATGCATAAAATCTCTAAAACGGCCTCGTATTCTAAGTAATAATCCTTGAAACTCAAGGCGACAACTGCTTCTCGTGAACAGTGGGGCCCTGGGCTCGTTCAGACTCACATTCCTGCTACTCTGAAAGGCCACTGGGAATGGTTTTAGTCCAAGGCTAGCAAGTATTTCAAATAACTCTACACTTTAATGAAAATCTCTCCAGTTGTTAGATGTCAACTTATTTGTAAGAGAACTGGAGGCATTAGGCACAGGACAAGATTTAGGGGTTTATTCAGCAATGagttctgttttctgaaatatgGCAAAGTGGGCTTTTTGGAAAAACACTACCAAATAAGTATATTGGatatatggatgtgtgtgtgtgtgtgtgtgtgtgtgtacatatcaaAGAACTGACAAGATAGTAAGGAATAACGACGGCAAAATTTTAGTTGGGGCGGAACCCCGATATAGGATTGAAGCACCTTTGCCCTATAGATAATTTGCTAAACAAGGGAGTTTGAAAGTATGCAGACAGGAATGCAAACAGATCATCCTCATTTTAAGTCGGCTTCCTAAAGAACTATACCCTGATAGAAGGGTAAACCAGACCCAAACCTGAACCACACTCTCACCCCTGCAGTTTGTAAGGAAAAGTGCCTTGGAGTGGAGGGGTGAAGGGAACCTGTTTTTGATCAATTCTAACCACAAGCCAGGGCACACAGTGATTTGCAATGGTCAAAAAAACTCAAGCTATACATTTAGTGGATCACACTCTTGGAACATAGCTCGCCATGCATCAGTTAAAAAACAGCAAACAGTGCAGTTGACAAAAAGCAACTAAAGTTGAAGAGGTACTTCACGAAAGAAGTCCAAATGAGTCGGAGTACCTTTCTGTATGTGCTGCTCGAACTTAGTAGTAATCAgcgaaattaaaaccacaattaagCACCAGTAAATAGTCACTGGATGAGCAAAATTTGAACTGTGAGTACACTTGTGTTGGCAAACACGTGGAGCAATAGGAACTCACACAGTTGTGATGGGAATGAATGTAAATTGATAAAACTATCTTGAAAAATAGCACAGCATTAATAGCAATCTTAGAAAAGtataggggggcacctgggcggctcagtcagttaaacgtcagactctCAATTTCCGCTCAGCtgatgatctctcagtttgtgagttccagccctgtgtcaggctctgcactgacagtatggagccggcttgggatctttctctctccttctgccccttcccccctcctctctttcaaaataaataagcttttttttttaaagtttgtgccCTCTAATCCAGAACTTCCACTGTTGAGTAAACAGTCTAGAGAATGCCTTACAACTGAGCACCAACATACGTGTAGAAGAATTATTTGCAGCATTATTGCTTGTAAATAccccaaactggaagaaataaaattatacaacaaACAGTAAAGCATATACTTAAATTGCTGCCTTTAGTAATACAACCAAATATCATGCAGCTAAAAAAGCTGAGGCACGGAGTGATACGATTGTTTATCCAAAATCACACACATTTTAAGTGACAGAGGTAGGATTTACCTGCAAGCAATCACATTCTAAAGTCCTTAGGTATTATATGGTGCTGCTTCTCATAAATTTGTTCCCTAAGAAGTGATTGATATTAGGATAAGCTATATGAAATTGACATGTTTTGTGAGTCAAAAGAGTTGAATACTAGCAAATTCATACGGTTCAACCCAACAGTTCTCTTAAGTTCTGAAATCACCTAGTTGGTCTGAAATCACCTTGCACAGTGTATCAGCTTATTTCTCCGTAGCCTTCACCCTCACAATGAGTTTTTATACTGTCTTTTATTGGTGACAAAAGTTTCCTCTGAATGCCACCATTGCTGAAGACTCTGGGTTGCTTCTttattctggtttttattttattaagagactgtggtaaaaaaaaaaaaaaaaaaagtcttacgaGCCATAGGGAATGGAAATGGTGAAAGCAATTACAAACGTTAACACAGGCCAAGAATTACAGTCTTCTGCGTGCATTTGTACTAGTGACCCACTTCCAGGCAACAGAGgcttcccaaattaaaaaaccCTTAATAATCTTTTTCTGGGAGTAAACCAGAGAGGGCGGGGGAGAGTGAACGCAAGTGAGATctttggagagatttttttttttgcggggggggggggggggggaggaggggctcctATTTCTGTCTTGAAGCCAGACAATCCACTTGCCGTTCTCCCTAAGCCTCCCTCTGTCTCGCCATATTTGGCTTCCCCTCACTCTCGCGCGGCACCTACCCCGCCCTTTCTGGTGGGAAGCCCTCCAAACCGATAGAACTTCGTCGAGGGAAACAGATAAAACAAATACACGGGCCCAGAGAGGCCGATAAAACTTtgcaaaactagaaacaaaaaaggaaaaactagcCAACCTCAACCAACCAGCGCCCTGCCTGCTGGGGGCGCCGTCCTACTTCCTGTCGCACAATCATACACACAAAAGGCAGTGCGCCGGTGCCAGAGACCCGGAGCCGCCATCGTCCACAGACGGGGGAGCGGGAAATATGGACGCGGCCTTCACAGATATGGATTCGGGAGTCCCCGTGAAGTTCGAACTCCAGGATGAGATGTCTGGCTTTCAGGACAGCCTAGTCTTACCGGTATCACCTCTGCCAAACCCACTGCCCTGGGACGTGTATATGCCGCAGATGCCCAGACAAGGGAGCCCAGCCAGCATGCTGACTGAAATGGCGGCTGACGACCAGGGTGGCTTTGACGACTACGGCGGTAACCAACAGCAGCTGCTGCCGCCGCCACTGCAGCCGCTGCCACCACTGCTGCCGCCACCGCTGCCGTCGCCACCGCTGCCGCTGCCGTCGCcaccgctgccgctgccgctgccgtcGCCACCGCTGCCGCTGCCGTCGCCGCCGCTGTTGCCGCCGCCactgcagccgccgccgccgctgttGCCGCCGCCactgcagccgccgccgccgctgttGCCGCCGCCactgcagccgccgccgccgctgttGCCGCCGCCActgcagccgccgccgccacTGCAGCCGCCGCAACAGCAAATCAAGTGCATGGTGTGCAGGGACAAGGCAAGCGGCAAGCACTACGGCCAGTTCACGTGCGAGGGCTGCAAGAGCTTCTTCAAGCGCAGCGTGGCGAAGAACCTGAGCTTCAGATGCCTAGCCAACCGAGACTGTCGAGTCAGTCAGCACCGTCGCAACCGGTGCCAGTACTGCCGCTTCAGAAAGTGCCTCGACGTCGGTATGAAACCAGAAGCAGTGCAGAGCAACAGGAGACCGCCCACCCAGCCAGCCCACGGGCCACCTGCGCCGACCACCCGGCAACCCTCCGACTGCTATCCGAACCTGTCTGGGTATGTTTCTCTGCtcctcagcgcggagcccaacccCTTGCCTTGGTCAAGCTGCCAGTTCACACCGCCCAACACCATCCTCAGCCTCGAGGACATTTGCGAACAGGCTGCGCGGATGCTCTTCGGCGCCGTGGAATGGGCCCGGAACATACCCTTCTTCCCGGCCCTGCCCATCAGCGACCAGGTGGCCATGCTTCGCCTTACCTGGTGCGAGCTGTTCATGCTGAACTGGGCGCAGTGCGCCATGCCACTCCACGTGGTCTCGTTCCTGGCCTCGACCTGCTTACACAACACGCCCATGTCTTCGGACCAAGTTGCCGTCTTTATGGACAACGTCCGGATCTTCCAAGAGCAAACCGAGAAGCTCAAAGCTCTGCAAGTCGACCCCACCGAGTACAGCTGCCTCAAGGCCATCGTCCTGTTCACTTCAGACGCCAGCGGTCTCTCCGATGCGGCGCAAGTGGAAAGCTTGCAAGAGAAGTCCCAGTGCGCCCTGGAGCAACACGTTAGGAACCAGTACAACGACCAACCAACGCGGTTCGGAAAGCTTTTGCTTCGCCTCCCTTCCTTCCGCACCGTGTCCTCCGCAGTCATAGAGCAGTTATTTTTCATCCACCTGGTAGGTAAAACCCCCATCAAAACCCTCATCCGGGGTATGTTACTGTCAGGTAACAGTTACAGCAGTAATAACTAGCCGTGCGTGGCACTtcaaaaaataagtcaaaataagAATGGGGCAGGGGGCCGAAACGGAGAGAGCAAAAAGGTAGACTGGTTTCTTTGCTTAATACTGGTAAAGGATATAAAAGGGACGTTACAAGTTTgccagaagaagggagggaaagaatttAATGGACTgtgagtttgaaaaaaaaaaaagagactgtcaAATGAACTTTTACAGaataccaaaaaaacccccacaaaacaccaaaaaacaaacaaaaataaaacacacacacacacacacacacacacacacacacacacacaaaaccgaAAAATTCCTATGTCGGAACAGCCTGCtacttatttttgtataaaaaggaaattagtcTTGCTCTTGTTTTGGTAAACTTGTGAAAAATATTGCCCAAAGCGCCTTTAAGGAGATTGGGAGAAAATGTGCAGAATGGAGAGAAAGTAAgcctttttcccccaaattattaaCTGTGTTTTATCTATGTTCCTCGAGCTGTTCTCTTCTTGTACTGTTCTAGTTCCAAACCACTTTATTCTGTGGCTCTATAATACGTTTGGATATAATCTTGGTTTCTTAAAATGCTGTGTATCCTTAAAATGTATGTTCTGCAAGAATTAAAACTGAGTCCATGAAAATATCACAGGAAGACATAAAACTTTGAGAGGCAATTGCAAGATGATAGAAACACACAAGTGGTATCCAAAAACTTTAGATGAAATCGAGCACTCTAATTTGAGAACTGGAGGAATCACATACAACCCTTAGCTTCCCTTAACCCTGCCTCTTCCCTCAAAAGACACTATGACAaacctagatttttaaaaacgcTTTAGAGAATGGACTGTAGGATTTATTGGCAGCAACAAATGTGTCCAAGACGCATGCTGTCGTTTTGAATAGAAAGTGAACGTTTGTACTTGGAGTTGAGCCCCATTTAGTTCTTGAATTGTTATGGAAATCCTACATTTGTGTATTCGGAAATCCTTTATGTTATCAATGCTGATATCAtccgcccccttttttttttaaagaaatgtagttGAAATCAGCATGACAGAATAATACTGTTGGCACTTATAGGTAACATGATTCATTCGGTATCTTCGAGTTTAcagttaggttttgttttgttttttttaagtgcaataTGTCAGTATACTGTAAAAGATATAATAACTGAATTATTTGATCAAGTGTTATATTCCAGGGGAAAATGAGATTATTACAAAATTAAAGTATTATTGATttggtatcttaaaaaaaataatcttttgctGAGCAGGCCTATACCCCAAATGAGAGTAAACCATATATCCTAGGCCCGATCACCCAGAGGATTCCATACAACACAAACCCATCCGTTTTGAAAGAGCCTTCCAAAATTTCATGGAAACAAATAAGTAGACACAATGCATCAATTTCTACACGCAGAGAAATTTCCTTCAGAATTGTATCTTTGGGttttaagaaagtagaaaataggGAAGGATGATGACAAGCAAGTCATGAAAAACTGGGGAACAAAAATCTCTGTGTGATCTCCCAGGTCAGAAAGATCTACTTGTTGGTATGGggtaaaaaatatgaataaaaatttacaaatgccTGAGAGAAATCATCTCAAGTATAAGCGATTGAACTGAGTTACAAAATCTGGAAGAAGAAAGTTACAAAATGGCTGTGCAGTTTTGGTCCAAAAGGTGCTACCTTTGTCTAATGTTTCAGAGCCAGAGTTTTATGCAGAAATGAACACatcaaagctaattttttttaattgccgtGTAAAGTGAGGTACGACATTAGTTTTGTGCGTCTGACGTGATGATCTCACATCTTTACcaaccaacacttgttattttttgtctttttgataatagccgtTTTGACAATTGGGAGGTGACAGCTCACTGTAGTTTTGAGTCATATGTCCTTAATGATatgtgatgctgagcatctttccatccacctgttggccatctgtatgcttCGGTGGGAAAAGGTCTATTCCCACAGAATAGAATATTCTGTTCTGCTTGCTTTTGAACCACATTgcttgggtttttgttgttgttgttgagtaaTAGGAGTTCTTTAACTATTTTGATAATAACCCCTTcatagatatatgatttgcaagtatcttttcccattcagtaggttccttttttattttgcttgatgGCTTCTTATCTAACCGTGCACAAGCTTTTTGGTTTAATGtggtcccatttgtttatttttgcttttgttgccattACTTCTATAGTCAGAAATGACAAAATGATATTGTCAAGGAACTTATcacctatatttttttctagttttatgatTTCTGATCTTACATTCaaatttttcatccattttgagttcatttttgtcccccatttgttttaatgtgcaaatatttgtttactgGACTTGGCAAATGTATTATGGTAAGATGCGACACGAACAATGTGAAAAACTGGATGGGAATATATGAAATCTCTATTATCGctgcaacttttctgtatatGAAATTATTCCCAAAATAAAGTTCTGTAAAATCTTTTTAggtgtgtattcttttttttctatgtcttcttATCATATTCCACtagataatttgtatttctggggGAGTACTATTTTGTTTTGAGGTGTAACACTTCTACAGTGAGTGCAAAAATCTTAATTGTATAGAGCagtaattgttttaatattttactttttaataaatgcttaacatatatttatttttgagagagagagagagcatgagccgaagaggagcagagagagagggagacacagaatccaaagcaggctccaggttctgagctgtcagcccagagcctgacacagggctcaaacccaggaacttcgagatcatgagccgagctgaagttggactctcaaccgactgagccacgctggcacccctttacttttttttttaagtttatttattttgagagagacagcgccagcgggggagaggcagagacagggagagagagagagagagagagagagagagagagagaatcccaagcaggctctgcactgtcag
This region of Felis catus isolate Fca126 chromosome X, F.catus_Fca126_mat1.0, whole genome shotgun sequence genomic DNA includes:
- the LOC102900472 gene encoding COUP transcription factor 2-like, with amino-acid sequence MYPPSPATIYCIRWSFIIRHWASIIRHWASIIICWASTEYRHVCWASTISHQALWSLLMLCHFTTSAFHENAASLAWVLLPGAALKRSHETKKEKLANLNQPAPCLLGAPSYFLSHNHTHKRQCAGARDPEPPSSTDGGAGNMDAAFTDMDSGVPVKFELQDEMSGFQDSLVLPVSPLPNPLPWDVYMPQMPRQGSPASMLTEMAADDQGGFDDYGGNQQQLLPPPLQPLPPLLPPPLPSPPLPLPSPPLPLPLPSPPLPLPSPPLLPPPLQPPPPLLPPPLQPPPPLLPPPLQPPPPLLPPPLQPPPPLQPPQQQIKCMVCRDKASGKHYGQFTCEGCKSFFKRSVAKNLSFRCLANRDCRVSQHRRNRCQYCRFRKCLDVGMKPEAVQSNRRPPTQPAHGPPAPTTRQPSDCYPNLSGYVSLLLSAEPNPLPWSSCQFTPPNTILSLEDICEQAARMLFGAVEWARNIPFFPALPISDQVAMLRLTWCELFMLNWAQCAMPLHVVSFLASTCLHNTPMSSDQVAVFMDNVRIFQEQTEKLKALQVDPTEYSCLKAIVLFTSDASGLSDAAQVESLQEKSQCALEQHVRNQYNDQPTRFGKLLLRLPSFRTVSSAVIEQLFFIHLVGKTPIKTLIRGMLLSGNSYSSNN